Genomic segment of Vulpes vulpes isolate BD-2025 chromosome 16, VulVul3, whole genome shotgun sequence:
GGCCCGCGCCCCCGGGCACAGGCCCCGCCTGCCCCGCTCTGGGGCCCCCCCGCTGCCCTCAGACACCGTCCTAAGCCTTACGTGGTTTGCACAGACCGGGGTTGGGGCAAACTCTGGTAAGGGCCAAATATCTCAGATTCGGGGAGACTTCTGGTCTCCGCGCCACGTGGAGGGCAGCAGCCACAGGCAGTACCCCGAAGAACCAGGGCGGCGGTGGGTTGGTTCTGACTCGGGGGATGCCCAGAAAGCCTGACGCGCGGCCACTCGAGCGTGGCCTTGGAGCGATGGTAGAATTTCTACAAGCAGGAGTAGGGGCACGAGCAAGAGCATGGAGCGCGCCGGGAATGGGGCACCCCGGCGGTTGGGCTAGGAGCGGGCCTGGGACCCAGGCAAGAAGGACCGAGCTGCTTCTGGGCTTCTCCCACATGGTAGAGAAGAGAGaactatgtttttttctttttttttcttttcttcttcttcttctaattcAACAGATACGCCGAGTGCCTACTACGTGCTAGGCACGGCTGTGGGCAGGAGGACGGACACTACCTGTACCTTGCATTTTCATTGCACTGCGAACATTTTCCGAAAGATTTAGGACCTGTGACTTTATCTCGCCCTCACAAGCACAGAGAGCGTGAACGACCTGCCAAAGTTAGCCCTCTAATTAATAGCAGATGCTCATACTGCGGGGACCAGCCACTCCACCGAGCAGCGCGCTCTTATTTCCAGCTGCCTAAGGAGAATCTTCCACCGGAATGTCTGGAGAGAGCTCATCCTGCCCGTTCTGCCCTGTGTGggtttgctggggctgccatcgcaaagtaccacagaccaagtggcttcaacaacagaaaagtattgttctgggggctggaagtcaGAGGTCCAGGTGTCGGCGGAGTTGGTTCCTCCTGAGGGCGGGGAGGATCTGCTCCACACCTGTCCCCCAGCTTCTCGTGGTTTGCTGGCAGTCTCTGGTGTTCGCTGGCCTGCAGACGTATAGGCCgctctctgccttcatcttcacacgGTGCTGTCCCTGTGTGCTCCTCTGTGTCAAGACCTCCCCGTCTTATAAGGACattagtcatattggattagtcATTTTAATCTGGTGATCTCTGTGAAGACCCTACTTCCAGATGTAAGGTCACATTCCGAGGTCCTGGGGGTGAGGACGTCAGCACATTTTTGGAGCACACAAGTCAGCCTGTAACACCTCCCCGGCACCAACCCCCCACATATTCCACTGCTGGCTGAATGGAACCTTCATTACACAGGCCCCTCGGGTCCAGCTCCATTCCCTACCAGCTGCTATGGTGGGCCAGGAAGGCCTGGACCAGGCAAGGCTGGACCCCGTGACTCCCATCAAAGAAGGTTGCCCAGCATCTCCTCCGTGAACCCCTGGAAGATGATGGTAAggcgggcagggaggggaccTGCTGGAAGATGAGGAACACGGTGGCGAACCACTGGTGCTTTGTAACGTCAAGTCCAGCCTCAAGGATGTTAGAGAAACCTCGGGGGCACTCACAGCAGATAGGAAGCAGCTGCGGCAATGGGAGGCAAGGAGAGGCGGGCCCGGGGTAGGGAAGCTGTGGTCGGGATGGAAAGGAGGCAGCCCGGGAGCGCGGATGTGGTGGCGCGGGGTGGCGGGGACTGCAGGGAGGCCCGGAGGGGCAACAGGGTGAGTGTGAGATGGCAAGGCTGGCAGATGCTTCACGCCAGGGcctgagagagaggggcaggagcTGGACACCAGTTTTCATAGTCCCAAGTGGGTCAGATCCCGCTGGGAAAGAGAAGTGAGAACGAGGAGGTCGAGAAGGGTCGAGaagggtcggggggtgggggggtggggagagccagGAGGCCAAGACAGTTTGAGAAGTTCAACAGCACCAACCCCAGCACAGGCCGCCGAGTGGGCCGTTCCTTCGCACAAGCAAACTGTGACACCCCAGCTGGTAGTGCTCCAGTCAGAAGCAAACTGCAAACACGCCTCTCTTCATCTTTTAACTGTTTATTGTATAATATAAAACTACAAAAGTAAGACTGCTCATTTCCATGTACATTTAATCTGTCCAATTGTTTAGATTACAGCCCGAACCTACGTGTGAATACAGCTATCTGGGTTCCGATGTAACGTCTGTAATATTGCATAGAAAAGGCACAGCTCTCAGGTCTGTGGGGGAAAGGTTACACCTCCTTTCTGACAAAAGCCTTCCTCAAAAACCATGCACCAAACATGTCACTATGTACATCTCTTCCAAaatcttgtttgtttgcttgtctgGACTGCACTTCTCTTCCAAACTTGTTATCCCCAAAACACGTCTGAAATTTTTATTGGCTTTGTCTGCAATAGCATTTGATCCTGGCTAATTTTCAAGAACCATTTAGACTCATTCTTAGAAGCACTGAGAACAACTGTACACAAGCAGGACGCACACACCTCGCTGCCTTCGGCAGTTACAGGAAGTTAACCATTCACAGCCAGAACAGGTTAGGTATGCTCTTTTCAGTATTTTCGGAAAATGTATAAAGGTCCAATTTGTAACAGCAAGGTTTTGAAATTAAGACAATTCATACAGAGGGTAACAATCGCTGCACAAagtagagtcttttttttttttttttttacatctgtcATTTAAGAAGGCTGCCCTGTGGTATTCATAATTCATTGTTTACCACAAAGGTGGTTAATAAATTTAAGCTTTAAAAACGATCTGTAAGATGATACTTTGGCTCTTTggagcttatttatttaagaaattttcctTGATTGACCTCAGGGCAGTTGGGATACTCCACGGGGATATGGCAATAAAAAGCTCAATTGATAAAGACACTCGAGGTGTAGCGGAGGCTCTGGCTAGTTCTCACCCTTGGGGGTGAACGAGGGTCTCAGTGTGGTTGCCCCTTCTGTCATCAAGAGAAAGTGTtactaaaaaaagtttaaaaatatcaacCCTTTGATgcttgattttcttaaaaatttggaGGTATTAAAACATTCCTCATCCATACCTTTTGCATATTTCAAATAGACCTATACAGAGAAGAGGATAAAACTGAACGTGGACGGTGCATACAATGAGAAGATCCAGGGGTCTGGCTCGGACCCCCTTTGAACACAGACTGACATTCCTACAAGAGAATGAATACATTCCTACCATACATTCTGCACATGGTACGATCCAGATGTTGTTAGAGCTccacagtaaaataaatatatttacacagaaaaaaaaaaggaataaataacttatgaaaaaaatcacttcaaattCAAAGCTCTTATTATTCTGCTCTCATCTTGTCATTTCATTGCACATCACTGTCAATAATTTTCCtctcccagccccacccagcaCGTCTTTCTCATAAAGGCACCTCAAACAGCCTGCCTGACTCCAAATGCCACACCGTGTCCTTTAGAAAGGGGGAAGGCACTACAGCCAGGTGGAGTCTGGAAGCGTATCCCAACACTCAAACTGGGGCTTGGAGATCACACCCAGGCCCGCATTCTTCCCCATTGGGACTTcgctttgaaaaaaataagacgAAGATAACTTGGACACTTGATGTTTTTGTTCTTCGTAAGATGGGCCACTAATTTCCCATGTCTTCCTCAACAGACCTGGAATATCGAGCATCTATGACAAGGGTGTCCAGCGTTAAAAAGCACTTGCCTGCTGTtgttggggggttttgttttgattttgaagcCCAGCCTTACAAATATGAGAGAGTCAGAGAACCATGTTTGGGCAACACTTTGCTGTGCTTATTTGAACTGTTGCCCAACATATGGGATTTGTTTAAACACACGATTTGCTAATCCAACCAAAGTACAGTTGTTCTAAGTTACTGTAAATCAGTTTTTAACAATGGCAAATCAACCGCCTTGCCCTGTTATTGTTCAGAATAATCAACACTATTGTGTCTGTGTACGTACGTATGTGTGTGCGGCATGTGAGGACTTTGCCGGGTTATCAGAAGGATGGTGTCTGGGCGGACTTGTTCTCCACAGGAAAAGGAAGCTCTTAAAATGGACAGGCACAGTGACACGGAAGCATCTACAACCACCCTCACCCTAACTGTATGGTCCCTGGTCCTGTCAAAGGAAATGACACATCTGCAGCAGTGAGAGGTGCCCAGGTGGAGGCTGCTCGTAGGAGAACAAGTGCAATTTGATCTGTTTCTCACTGCTCTGAGTTGACAATTAGcctttaaaaacacattcaaatgggggggggggagtaaatTCGATTATAGAAAAATTTAATCCTATCACACACAAATCTTTTGCTTAAGTGAGCAGTTCCTTCATCACAAATGTATTTGCTTTGCCATgtgcattataaaaataaaactatctatGGCTTGTTTAAAGTGCCATTTTATAAAGCTGTCTTATTTTAATTGGCCAGAAAGACTCAATTTTATCCATGGCAAGAAGTGAGCAGAATTGGTGACTGAATATTGACAAATGACCAACAACAAAGACAACAACAATAACACAAatcccataatttaaaaattcttaaataaatataaaagttattcCTAAAGAAGCCATCTGCATTTCAACAATATAAGGTTGTAACCAGCTAAAGTaccattggaagaaagagaaaaaaaaaaaaaactgaaacgaAAAGGCCATCAACAATTTCGGCAACAAGCATGATACattgcaaatgttttaaaattaaatgtacacCGCTAGGAATAAAAAGCTACTTCTCAagtgtcctgggggtgggggtggggggtggggtggaggggaggcagggggaaggaggaggaacatGCATAGAAAGTCCTGTCTGTGTATTTGGGTAAAACAGCCTTGTAAAGTGTAGCTGAAGCGGTTGATTCAAGGAAGCAACCAGACTGGAAGCTGTGACATAATGGTACCAACTCCAGGTTCAAGAGCCAACGGATGTTACAAGACAGCATCCCTGGCCGGGCCGAGGTGAGCTGAGCTCACTGTGGTGATCATCAGGATGCCATTTTCAGCACTTAGCAACAGAGGGAACAAAAAGCTCTAGGGAagggaagctggaaaagacaattGAGCAACACAGTGGATGGATGCCTTCTGGGGTAGTTTCTTCCTTGCGAGCCCTAAGCATTGCAAACAGGGTTTAGTTAGTTCCACGAAGAGGTCggtttcttttcagaaaattttgtTCTCATGTAAAATTTCAGGTCATTGTAAAAATTATGCCAAAAGGGAAAGATCTGGGTTTctgtctaaaaaaataagaacaattaaaAGCACAAACTTGGCATAAATACGGTGAGTATTCGGTAGCCTTCCCCTCAAGAGAGGGAGCTAAAGAGAACCATCACttcaaccccccctcccccgagctCCAAGGCCATCTCCCGCCAACTGCTTAATGCAAGTTTGATGAGCGGATATGGCTCTGGCTTTGGAAGTCACAGTGCTGGCGGGTGTTCATGCCAGGGGGTCGGTCGCCTGTGGGATTTGGGTGTGATGCATCGCCTGGCCCTTTCTtaaagcagtgtgtgtgtgtgtgtgtgtgtctgtgtatgtgtgtgtttgcatttggGGACATCGACTGCGGATTAATTTGATCCAATTTTCTCTTTGCACCAAACACATATAAAACATTACAACTCTATAAAAGTACAAGTGCAACTTGTACATCTGAAGTTTTGCAGGAACTATGTGAGCAAATCCTATCAAAATAGCTATCTCATATGTATAAACAgcatttgtttttagaaaaacaatatCATAAACTGCAGAATctgtacaaaaatataaaataaatttgggcAGCAGTTTCTAAACAGCCATGTAAATGCAACACTTAGGAGGAGTAGTTAATGCCTCTAAAAAGGCTGAATTGCCAAGTCAACCTATACAGGGCGAAAAATGCCAGAAAAGGTACTGAGATtatctaaataatatatatatatatttttttctctttttacctcttgcaataaaacttatagaaaaaatagacaaatatgcACATGCAATTTACAGCTTTTCCAACTTCTTCCTTGTGCTTCACttgaactgtttatttttttgtcagtCGGCATAGCCACGTGGTCTTCAAAAGTGTTCCTTCCTATTCCAGGGCAGGTAGGTCTCTGGGAACCACTCAAAACGGCGTATTGAAAGTGGTCCTACGTGGATGAAGGCACTCCAACTCTgctcaaagcaaaaaaaaaaaaaaaagagaaagaaagaaaaaaaagaaaaagaaacaaacaaaaaatacccgAAAAAACAAACTAGTGTGATCCTCGTGTAAAACGATCTTCTCTGGAAAAGGCAAGCAAGGGCGCATGCGCAGTGCGGAGAGCGGAGGGTGCGCGccgccgggcgggcggggcgcgggggcgcggggacgCCGGTCCGCGGGGCCCTCAGGAGCCGACCAGCACCTCCATGATGTGGTCCAGCTCCGTGAGGTCCATCTTGAAGGGCTGACTCGGGGCGACCGGCTGGCTGCTGTACGGCGCCAGCGTCTTGAGGAGGTCGTCCGCCGACACCGACACGGGCGCCATCTTGGAGGCCGTCCCCGCCGCCGACGTGCAGGGGTCGAAGTCGTACATGGACGTGTCGATGTCGGCGAACAGGATGTCGTCCAGGGTCAGGTCCGTCAGGAAGCCCGTGGACGTCGTGATCTCAAAGTTCCCGGGCAGAGGGTCCATGAGCTTCGGGTCGTCGGGCTTGGCGGCCGCGCAGCCCCTGGAGCCgtcgggccccgccgccgccgccgccgccgccgcggccccgggggAGGTAGGTGTGGGGCACAGCTCCTCGATCTCGTCCAGCGCGGAGGCGAAGCTGTCCTTCTCGggcgccggcggcggcgggggcgggggcggcggcggcggcggcgcgggggccgGCAGTCTGAGGGGAGCcgcgggcggcgcggccggggAAGTGCAAAACGTGCCGTCGTCGTCGTCCTCGAGCAGCGAGGCGGGCGTGAGGCAGGCGTCCAGGGGCGTAGTGCTTCCGAGGTCGCCgccggccggcgggggcggggccggggccggggccgggggcggggcgctgaGCGCGGGCGGCGCCTCCCGGTAGCTGTCGCTcagcgggccgggcgggggcgggggcgcgggcgcgggcgcgggcctCAGGCTGCCTTCCTGCTTGAGCTCCTCCTGGATGCGCCGCAGCATGTTGTTGATGAGAACGGTCTTTTGCAAGCTGGGCTCCGTGAGGGGCCTGTGGTTGTAGAGCTTCATAAGGGAAATGTTGAAGATAGTCTGGCGCTGTAAGGTGTAAGACACCTTGGACGGACCGTCGGAGGGAGCCAGGATTTTGCCTTCCAGCCCATCTTCATGCTCGTCAAACTTCCGTTTTTCCCCTTTACCCAACATATATctgcagaggagaaaggaaagggagcgGCATCAACCACACGGAAACTCATTTTCTGCCCTAAAAGGGACGCCGATTCGGGGTTCAGGGCTTGGACTCCAGTTGCTTGCCCCAGGTTGGTGAGAAGACGCGAACTGGCGGGGCAGGGCGGGTGTGTGTGGGTCTGCTGGAATGCGAGAGCATTGGGAAATCTACCTTTGTATGCTGGTGGAGCAATTTTTATCACTAGGTAGTCTGGTGAATGTATTTCTTGAGAAATGTGTACGACAGGGACAAGTTAAACGTTACCATGGAAACCATGATTTTGACTTTCTCCACTCGTGCGCTTGCGTTCGCCTGCCTAACATTACCATGCAGGTTCAGTTTCCCTCCCccaaacagatttatttttaacgcCCAAGAAAACACCTACAATGCTATGACCTAACAGATAAAGGTGTCCCAGATTACAGCTTGAACACATCTCGAAGGATTAAAAGGACCAAGgtggagaaggggggggggggggggaggagggcgcaCACAATTTTGCTAGAACCCTGTGTGCTTTGCAAAACGTCTTTTCCTTCCTCAGCGTGCACAGAGCTTTTCTGCCTGTTGGGTGACATGTGGCGTAGCACCCGGCCTGTGTTAAGTGACCACAGCGATGGAGCGGCCACCGCTTCTCAGCCCAGAATAAAGTGGAGGAATGTGGCTTTCCCAGCCCAAGCGCCAGTGGCTCAATTTGATTGCGTACAGTTAACGTCTGACTGCAACCGCAcgaatttaaaagtaatttgttCTGATTATAAGACCTGCTGTTTGAGTACGTGAGACATTTCATAACGAAATACCTACTGTGATTCCACAGATACACACGTGCTTCGGAAAAGAGCCAACCACCTCATATCTCAGACCTTGACATTTGGGAATGGCGTGAGTTTTAACACCTGCCCTGCCTCACCTGCCGCTCCCTGCCTACGCCGCCTCCTTGCCTGCTCTGGCCTTACTGAGGACTCCCCCGGCCGGCTGCACCTTCTGGAGAGTGTCCCTTCCTTTCAGAACTTCTACCGTCTAAACAGAACAACTGTTCTGTTTAGTTCTGTTTCAGTACAACTGCAAGCCCACTGGCCTTTGCCTCACAGATCTCACTTTCTAACCATTTAATCAGGAAAGTTGTTCTGCTGTCCAGACCAGAAGACGTGGTTCTCATTAAGCCGGGCCTGTGCTTGCTCCCCCAGCCCGTCTGCAGCACTTACCCACAGGCGAGTGTTAATCCTCTCCTGGGTGCCACTCACTGATATCTTCATATACAAGTAGTTTGTACTTAttcaatttttcttctaaaagcgACTTGCCTTTTACTGAATTGCTTCAGCTGATTTTGATGGAGCCTCATTCAGTCTTtatatttgtttactcattctgCATCTATGCTGTCGTGGGCACTCTGCCAGAAAGTGGGTAGTCCTGCCAATGAATAAAGCCTGGTCTTCAAGGGGCTGAATATCATCTCCTACACCTCATTAGCATTTTGAGTTGAGTCTCATCCTaaaggaataaagctaaccataATAAAACCTCACAGATCTTCCTTGCAACACTTTGTGAAGGAAGACCACGCCACACCCCCCATCCCTCCAAGGCGGACAAACATGCAAGTGGGTCACAGGACACATGAGTTCCACTTGCAGTAGTCACTGCCTTCACGTGCCTCAGTCCCCGGGAGAGAGAGACAGCCGCAACCCATCAACGTCAGAATCAGCTTGCGAATTTGTTAACGTTCATGAAGAATGTACAGTTACTTGTATGAAACACTCTGCCTTAtgtaaacattaagaaaatggatGTCAATCACAAGGACCAAAGACCTGTCCCATACTGTTCTCTGAGGCAAGGAAGATACGCTAGTAATAACTCTTATATCTACTGCTCCACATGACAAAAACATTTCCTACTGTTTAGTGCTAAAAAGTCTCATTTGTATATATACTTTGCATAGAACATTTCCTATCTAAAGTATCTGTGCTCATTTAAACTTGAGTGTGAATCAGAGAGGAGGTGATTCCATTTCACgttacaaaacattttttcctttatgcctTAGAAGTGTTACTGGACGACTGTGTTTTGAAACAGTTATACTATTTGTATCTGCTTAAAATTTAACCTTTAAAATACTCACTTCTAGGAAAATTCCATTTTTGCCAAAGAGCTCAATGAGCATGTGTAATTCTCATTATAAGGCTATTAAACGGTCTATGTTACTGGATACAGGTAATCGCACCTGATACATGTAAACCTGTGCAACAGTACACATATGCATACAAATACACTGtaaaacagtgtttctcaaagtgtggtctgtggaaGGTGCCAGTCTGAATTGTTACTGGCCCCTGACGAGTTAAACAGAGATACTGTGTTATTTAGAAACTTTTACATCAAATTTACAGAATAAttgtatatctgtatatctaatttctaaaatggggcttctatttttgtctttgtacTTTGATTTCACTTCTCTAGtaagtatttttatgttttactaaAGTATTCATCtatgaaggaggaaaaaacaagATGATCCTTTATCAcagaaagtttgagaagcactgtccccaaatgtaaatcaaaaacaaagaacaaacaacTAACAATAAATTACAGCAAAGACTTTCCTTTTAGTCATCGATACAGgattgccttttttaaagaattggtgCCAGGATAAACAATACTTTCTCAATAACTTTCTCAGCAAGGATTACTTACTTCTCTAGAAATAATTACTGAATCAATAAAACTCGAATATTTACCAAGCATGCAGTACTATGGGCATTTAGCAGAACTCCCACAGCTGAAGGAGACGGGTGGCAATGTTTTGGACGAGATTTCAAAGTGAGAGCACTTAATTTCCAAGTAGAATGATCCAGCTGGTCATAGCTGTGTGATAATCCTAATGATTTAGGAACAGCCTGGTAAGATGTTGTAATGCTGGAAGGGGAAGGTGGAGGACCCTCGTAAGCAAGATAGACAAATCGAACCTTGGATGCTTTTCAAGTGTGTAAATAAGAACCAATAAGAACCCATGATACAGTATGTCTCAAAGCAGGTTTGCCTTCATTTCTCTATAGCATTTTATGAGGCAAAACTGGCTCTACACACCCAGTGAGATTGCAAAACACACACGATCCTGATTCGTATTCCTGATTCTATCTACATTGttatcaaaaggaagaaaatgcaacAATATAATAAAATCAGCCCCACATTTTCCCTTAAagactttaaattaaaaagaaattttgttaaaGGTCAAAGTTTTTCCAGAGTTTGCTTTAGCGCATCGTCTGAGTCCGGTCTTCCCACTGACCACGTTCAGAGGAGGCCTCCAGCTCCTGGAGTGGGAGGTTTTGAGAACTCTCACTCGCAGCGCAGGAAGGGTGTTAATGACCACCTTCTGGAGCAGGGCACGCTTCAAAGAAGATGAGACAAGCCACTCAAGAACCTGAGGGCAAAGCCAAATGGTGTCTCTGGGCCTGGAGCTGGGCTGGCCAAAGCCAGGGTCAGCAGCTCCTCAGAAGCCTCTTTCCCCAGGCACGCTAAGAAAATAACAATAGCTCTTGAAAGCACGCCTAGTGGAGACGCACGTGACCTTTTAAAAGGCCTCACTAGGCTGCAGCTTGAAGATGAAGCAGTAGCTGGGGCTCATTTAAGGGaaccctggggcagggggtgttCCGCTGTTCCTGCCTCAGAGGCCCTGGCTGGGGACAAGGGGCCTGCGAAGGGGCCTGCCGTCCACTGAAAGGAGGGGCTTGTGACAAGTGTGGCTTCTAGGCCATCCAGAGCCCTGACCCCCCTCTTTGTCTCCTCTCCTGGCTTGTGAGGACTTAAGCCCAAAGCACATGTCTTCCACCCAAGTTTTCAAAGATCCAAGACCAACCCTAGAACTTAAGGGCTTGTTAGCGACCTCCTCACATGGAGGAAGGAGGTGGCTGCTTCCTCCCTTTTCTGCCCCTCCAAAGGAGCCGAAAGCCAACCACAGGCACTCTTCTCTTGGATATCCGGTGGTTCTTAATATAAGCTTCTTGAGATAAAACACCCTTCTTTCCAATAAACCTGTTAGAAACAAACTTCTAGCGTACTGATTCTCTTAACGTAAATTTTAGCAAGTATTCACTACAGCAAActaagttttgaaaataaagagtGAAGTTCTTGAGTACCAACATAAATGAAAATGTCTCTGGGGTTTTCTAGGAAGTTTAATACTGAATACAACTCTACACCAAACCTGGCTTTCAGTTGCACAGCTTTCACCAGAAAGGACCCTGCCCTCAAAAGCTACAATCTGCCTGGGCAGAAGATCAAAAGTAACAAAGGGTCACTAGGGCAGTCTTCGGAAGAAGGAGGACCAGAAACACAGGGGCTGATTTTACCTCACCCTGGAGGGGTTTGCACTTccagattttactttatttatttacttatttgagagagagagagaggataacgTTATTATTCAGCCCTTAACTCTGTAACTCAACAGTATCAAACTactttcacctttttaaaagttaaagttcttaaaaaaaattcaaagttctATATTTACTatggtatatatttattaaga
This window contains:
- the SERTAD2 gene encoding SERTA domain-containing protein 2 → MLGKGEKRKFDEHEDGLEGKILAPSDGPSKVSYTLQRQTIFNISLMKLYNHRPLTEPSLQKTVLINNMLRRIQEELKQEGSLRPAPAPAPPPPPGPLSDSYREAPPALSAPPPAPAPAPPPPAGGDLGSTTPLDACLTPASLLEDDDDGTFCTSPAAPPAAPLRLPAPAPPPPPPPPPPPPAPEKDSFASALDEIEELCPTPTSPGAAAAAAAAAGPDGSRGCAAAKPDDPKLMDPLPGNFEITTSTGFLTDLTLDDILFADIDTSMYDFDPCTSAAGTASKMAPVSVSADDLLKTLAPYSSQPVAPSQPFKMDLTELDHIMEVLVGS